In the Candidatus Eremiobacteraceae bacterium genome, one interval contains:
- a CDS encoding TIM44-like domain-containing protein, translating into MQPSRFYLFARIAAAVTLALIGPTEALARAGGGQGFGGGGGGGFGGDDFGGGLFSLWPLLFLGHGSGFGGLFFFLIILWAISRRSRAANMGFSAGTPDSGVQSTMLATPMPSTTFDRSTVEEGLATIKRRDPNFDERAFLDRAQTAFFKLQQAWNARDQDIARDVMSDALYERHKMQTDQLIAAHQTDVLENIVIGSARIVDVRAGTPFDSIVVAMTASMTDYTIDDRTKQVVSGDRYQQTFTEYWTFIRRSDAKSVVGSTALASTCPNCGAPLHLNNGKCDYCGAYSRTTSADWVVDTIEQTR; encoded by the coding sequence ATGCAGCCGTCTCGCTTTTACCTCTTCGCGCGCATAGCCGCCGCCGTCACGCTTGCGTTGATCGGCCCGACCGAGGCGTTGGCTCGCGCCGGCGGAGGCCAGGGATTCGGCGGGGGCGGGGGCGGCGGTTTCGGCGGCGATGATTTTGGCGGCGGCCTCTTTAGTCTGTGGCCCCTGCTGTTCTTAGGTCACGGCAGCGGCTTTGGCGGACTCTTCTTTTTCCTCATCATACTGTGGGCGATCAGCCGGCGGAGCCGTGCGGCGAACATGGGCTTCTCGGCCGGCACGCCGGATTCAGGCGTGCAGTCGACGATGCTCGCCACTCCGATGCCGTCCACGACGTTCGACCGCAGCACGGTGGAAGAAGGCCTGGCAACGATCAAGCGGCGCGATCCAAATTTCGACGAGCGCGCATTCCTCGACCGTGCGCAGACCGCTTTCTTCAAACTGCAGCAGGCATGGAACGCGCGCGACCAGGATATAGCGCGTGACGTGATGAGCGACGCGCTTTACGAGCGCCACAAGATGCAGACCGATCAGCTGATCGCAGCGCATCAGACCGACGTGCTCGAGAACATCGTCATCGGCAGCGCTCGGATCGTGGACGTGCGCGCCGGCACGCCGTTCGATTCCATCGTGGTGGCCATGACCGCGAGCATGACCGACTACACGATCGACGACCGTACCAAGCAGGTCGTCTCCGGCGACCGCTATCAGCAGACGTTCACCGAGTACTGGACGTTCATCCGTCGATCGGATGCGAAGAGCGTTGTGGGCTCGACTGCGCTCGCGTCCACGTGTCCGAACTGCGGCGCGCCGCTGCACCTCAACAACGGCAAGTGCGACTATTGCGGCGCGTACTCGCGGACGACGTCGGCGGATTGGGTCGTAGATACGATCGAGCAGACGCGGTGA
- a CDS encoding PilZ domain-containing protein yields the protein MSFEGQQPSDRRGAPRFNISMPVTFSIPATRRICAATVDNISMGGVLLLTDEQLDNGTEIVIHLPIDLDATINVQATIVRTAEVGEFGVAFIRLPDDQMDRISTFVESRAARS from the coding sequence GTGAGCTTCGAGGGTCAGCAGCCATCGGATCGGCGCGGCGCTCCGCGCTTCAACATTTCAATGCCGGTCACGTTCAGCATACCAGCCACGCGGCGCATCTGCGCCGCTACCGTCGATAACATCTCCATGGGCGGCGTGCTTTTGCTCACGGACGAACAGCTCGACAACGGCACGGAGATCGTGATCCACTTGCCGATCGATCTCGATGCGACCATCAACGTTCAGGCCACGATCGTGCGCACCGCGGAAGTCGGCGAATTCGGCGTGGCCTTTATCCGCCTCCCCGACGATCAGATGGATCGCATCTCAACCTTCGTTGAAAGCCGCGCCGCCCGCTCGTGA
- a CDS encoding retropepsin-like aspartic protease, translated as MTAALVAIAVALATGATPAPAPPIPLPTPPIFLPTAGTLFLRHSQAFGLLPVGSIRWSGTVTSGGTEASYDAIADAKGHFRQDFTLPLSAHAEGDDGAHFWQQDENGNVTLTDTDNHHNAVSRLLRLNDYKFDTPGAKVTGITYLDGRRAYVVSTKVGQVDATLYIDAASALVDGGDFADRTIRYSAYRRFEGVPVPTLSVDTDATGTTTTTVDDVHFAAPVASSTFTAPTQREPDMPAGKGEVTVPFDTDHNLIILGCTLNGSSVHLLLDSGSSTSVIDAQVAARLGMPTGGVAHINAAGELTGTVTRATTLGIGDAVFHDFVMEAVPLQLPASLARDHIDGIAGYDIFAQLVARISYFDSKVLFMLPSAFTYKGTGAVLPLAIDNRVSRVDARLGRSDPVTLTLDTGSDAALVLYREYADAHANDFETQNSVVSNELGVGTQGPVTPDLASNQRAIQSARGAGGGEIPVRVTTVSQLSLGDFSLVDLFTQVVLHATGAFAPTVSDGIVGAGALSQFGAVFIDYPGRRLILEK; from the coding sequence ATGACCGCCGCTCTTGTCGCAATCGCCGTCGCGCTTGCGACTGGCGCCACTCCCGCCCCGGCGCCCCCGATTCCGCTGCCGACTCCGCCGATCTTCCTTCCGACGGCGGGCACGTTATTTCTGCGGCACTCGCAAGCGTTTGGATTGCTGCCCGTCGGCAGCATACGATGGAGCGGCACGGTGACGTCGGGCGGCACCGAAGCCTCGTACGATGCCATCGCCGATGCGAAGGGGCACTTTCGGCAAGACTTCACGTTGCCGCTTTCGGCGCACGCCGAAGGCGATGACGGCGCGCACTTCTGGCAGCAAGACGAGAACGGCAATGTCACGCTCACGGACACGGACAACCATCACAATGCGGTGAGCCGTCTGCTTCGACTCAACGATTACAAATTTGATACGCCTGGCGCGAAGGTCACCGGTATCACCTACCTGGACGGACGCCGCGCGTATGTCGTTTCGACGAAAGTCGGTCAAGTCGATGCGACACTCTACATCGACGCGGCAAGCGCGCTCGTCGACGGCGGTGACTTCGCCGATAGAACGATCCGCTACAGCGCGTACCGGCGATTCGAAGGCGTGCCCGTTCCGACGCTCAGCGTCGACACCGATGCGACGGGAACGACTACGACGACCGTCGACGACGTCCACTTCGCGGCGCCGGTCGCGAGCTCGACGTTCACCGCGCCGACGCAGCGCGAGCCGGATATGCCGGCCGGCAAAGGCGAGGTCACCGTTCCGTTCGACACGGATCACAACCTGATCATACTCGGCTGCACCCTCAACGGCTCATCCGTGCATCTGCTGCTCGACAGCGGTTCATCCACGAGCGTCATCGACGCGCAGGTCGCCGCGCGATTGGGCATGCCGACCGGCGGCGTCGCTCACATCAATGCAGCTGGAGAACTGACCGGCACGGTGACGCGCGCCACGACACTTGGGATCGGCGACGCGGTCTTCCACGATTTCGTCATGGAAGCGGTTCCGCTCCAATTGCCCGCCTCACTCGCGCGCGATCACATCGACGGCATCGCCGGCTACGACATCTTCGCGCAACTCGTCGCGCGGATCTCATACTTCGATTCCAAGGTCCTCTTCATGCTGCCGAGCGCGTTCACGTACAAGGGCACCGGCGCGGTGCTGCCGCTCGCGATCGACAATCGCGTTTCGCGCGTAGACGCAAGACTGGGCCGCAGCGATCCGGTCACCTTGACCTTGGACACCGGAAGCGACGCTGCGCTCGTGCTCTATCGCGAGTACGCGGACGCGCACGCCAACGATTTTGAAACGCAGAATTCCGTGGTGAGCAACGAATTAGGCGTCGGGACCCAGGGTCCGGTCACGCCGGATCTAGCCAGCAATCAGCGCGCGATACAAAGCGCCCGCGGCGCGGGCGGCGGCGAGATCCCGGTGCGCGTCACAACCGTTTCGCAACTCAGCCTCGGCGATTTTTCGCTCGTCGATCTCTTCACGCAAGTCGTGCTGCACGCGACAGGCGCATTTGCGCCGACCGTGTCGGACGGCATTGTCGGCGCAGGCGCGCTCTCGCAGTTCGGCGCGGTATTCATCGACTATCCCGGCCGCCGTCTCATCCTCGAGAAATAG